Proteins from a single region of Runella sp. SP2:
- a CDS encoding PolC-type DNA polymerase III, with protein MFAIVDIETTGGAYATSRITEIAIIRHDGTQIIDSYQSLVNPQCWIPGFITQLTGIDNEMVKDAPTFEEIADEVRRMTLNAAFVAHNASFDYGFVQREFNRLDEYFKRDTLCTVKLSRKIFPGYKSYSLGNICRDLQIRHVNHHRAMGDASATTLLFEQLLQNDHAGILKDWRP; from the coding sequence ATGTTTGCCATTGTTGACATTGAAACCACGGGCGGCGCCTATGCCACAAGCCGCATCACTGAAATTGCAATTATTCGCCACGATGGCACCCAAATCATAGATTCTTACCAAAGTTTGGTCAATCCTCAATGTTGGATTCCTGGTTTTATTACCCAACTGACGGGCATCGACAACGAGATGGTCAAAGATGCCCCTACTTTTGAAGAAATCGCCGATGAAGTACGTCGAATGACCCTCAATGCCGCCTTTGTAGCGCACAATGCTTCATTTGATTATGGGTTTGTGCAAAGGGAATTCAACCGTTTGGATGAGTATTTCAAACGCGATACGTTGTGCACGGTGAAACTAAGTCGGAAAATTTTTCCTGGCTATAAGTCGTACAGTTTGGGCAACATTTGCCGCGACCTCCAAATCCGCCACGTCAACCATCACCGCGCCATGGGCGATGCCTCCGCCACTACCCTATTGTTTGAGCAGCTTCTTCAAAATGACCACGCTGGCATCCTAAAAGACTGGCGCCCGTAA
- a CDS encoding TetR/AcrR family transcriptional regulator, with translation MTEKQELILATALRLFAEKGFDTTPTSLIAKEAGVSEGLIFRHFTNKDGLMDAIVAMSEERLSANAERILQLSNPVDQIHATLELPVQLFQEEREFWMLQFSLKWQKKYKNQNYTPSPAHLKVIQALTDGFRALGYAQPEQEVKILMMLLDGFSHQLALSPSPEYIETTLAFLKSKYPN, from the coding sequence ATGACTGAAAAACAAGAACTTATTTTGGCAACTGCCCTTCGGCTTTTTGCCGAAAAAGGCTTTGATACGACCCCCACGAGCCTCATTGCCAAAGAAGCAGGCGTGTCGGAAGGACTGATTTTTCGCCATTTTACCAACAAAGACGGCCTCATGGACGCCATCGTCGCCATGAGCGAAGAGCGGCTTAGCGCCAATGCCGAGCGTATTTTACAATTATCCAACCCCGTTGACCAAATCCACGCGACGCTCGAACTACCCGTTCAGCTTTTTCAGGAAGAACGTGAGTTTTGGATGCTTCAGTTTTCGCTCAAATGGCAGAAAAAATACAAGAACCAAAACTACACCCCAAGCCCTGCACACCTAAAAGTAATACAAGCACTTACCGATGGTTTTCGGGCACTCGGATACGCACAACCTGAACAAGAAGTAAAAATTTTGATGATGCTTTTAGACGGTTTTAGTCACCAACTTGCCCTTTCTCCGTCTCCAGAGTACATCGAAACTACCCTCGCTTTTCTTAAAAGTAAATACCCCAACTAA
- a CDS encoding MBL fold metallo-hydrolase: MMTTLIILAALALGGYFYLQQPQFGQNPEGAHLEKIKKSSHYKEKGFQNQHLTPDLAEGTTYWDILKAYFVKVENKEPSQPLPSVKTDLKNLPNDAPSVVWFGHSSYFLKVGGKTILVDPVFSGHASPVSFFGGNYGGSNVYSLDDFPPIDLLIISHDHYDHLDYPTVKALQPKVKQVVTSLGVGSHLQHWGYSPSQINELDWWENTTIADSLEITAAPARHFSGRGIKRAQTFWSSFILKTPQHNLYLGGDSGYDTHFKEIGEKYGPFDLAILECGQYNQMWKYIHMMPEEVAQAAVELKAKTLLPVHWAKFTLGLHPWMEPIERVTKKAQELNVPVTTPMIGEVVEINRHYPNKAWWK; the protein is encoded by the coding sequence ATGATGACAACCCTTATCATTTTAGCTGCCCTCGCTTTGGGTGGTTATTTTTACCTGCAACAGCCGCAATTTGGGCAAAACCCTGAGGGAGCGCACCTTGAAAAAATCAAAAAATCATCTCATTACAAAGAAAAAGGTTTCCAAAATCAACACCTTACCCCCGACCTAGCCGAAGGCACTACTTACTGGGATATTCTCAAAGCCTATTTTGTCAAAGTCGAAAATAAAGAACCTAGCCAACCTCTCCCGTCAGTTAAGACCGATTTAAAAAACCTGCCCAACGATGCCCCTTCGGTGGTTTGGTTTGGGCATTCATCGTATTTTTTGAAGGTTGGAGGAAAAACTATTTTGGTGGACCCCGTTTTTAGCGGCCATGCTTCTCCTGTTTCATTTTTTGGGGGCAATTACGGCGGAAGCAACGTCTATTCCTTGGATGATTTCCCCCCCATCGACCTTCTCATTATTTCACATGACCACTACGACCACCTCGACTACCCGACTGTTAAGGCCCTTCAGCCCAAAGTAAAACAAGTGGTGACCTCGCTGGGTGTAGGTTCACATTTGCAACATTGGGGTTATTCTCCTTCCCAAATCAATGAGTTAGACTGGTGGGAAAACACAACCATTGCCGATTCGTTAGAAATCACCGCCGCGCCCGCCCGTCATTTTTCGGGCAGAGGTATTAAGCGCGCCCAAACGTTTTGGTCGTCCTTTATTTTAAAAACACCCCAACACAACCTGTACCTTGGGGGAGATTCGGGCTATGACACTCATTTTAAAGAAATTGGCGAGAAATACGGGCCGTTTGACTTAGCGATTTTGGAATGTGGCCAGTACAATCAGATGTGGAAATACATTCACATGATGCCCGAAGAAGTAGCCCAAGCGGCCGTTGAACTAAAAGCAAAAACGCTTTTACCCGTTCACTGGGCCAAGTTTACTTTAGGTCTCCATCCGTGGATGGAACCCATCGAACGTGTCACCAAAAAAGCGCAAGAGCTAAACGTTCCAGTCACAACCCCCATGATTGGCGAAGTGGTAGAAATCAATCGCCATTATCCTAACAAGGCTTGGTGGAAATAA
- a CDS encoding NifU family protein, which yields MEELKSRVENALNSIRPYLEADGGNVKVKEITDDMTVMLELTGACSACPMSSMTFKAGLEEAILKSVPEIKKVEALNLTPAF from the coding sequence ATGGAAGAATTAAAATCACGCGTGGAAAATGCCCTCAATAGCATTCGTCCGTATTTGGAGGCGGATGGGGGCAACGTCAAAGTGAAAGAAATTACGGATGACATGACCGTAATGTTGGAGCTCACGGGTGCTTGTAGTGCTTGTCCTATGTCTTCAATGACATTTAAGGCAGGTTTGGAAGAAGCTATTTTGAAATCGGTACCCGAAATCAAAAAAGTAGAAGCCCTCAATTTAACACCTGCGTTTTAA
- a CDS encoding Mrp/NBP35 family ATP-binding protein, whose translation MGDLTINKEKILQALSTVQEPDLKKDLVTLGMIRDVETGIDLVSFTVVLTTPACPLKELIRKDCTDAIHKFFGNHIRVNINMTADITTTRSGGPVMPQVKNIIAIASGKGGVGKSTVTANLAMALSRAGAKVGILDADIYGPSMPVMFGAEDMQPRIVTRDGRNLMMPIQQWGIKIISMGFLVPAESATVWRGPMASTALRQLIGDVEWGELDYLLIDLPPGTSDIHLTLVQALPVTGAVIVTTPQKVALADAIKGLAMFRQPQINVPVLGVVENMAYFTPAELPNNKYFLFGKDGGKELASKFDVPVIGQIPLVQGIREGGDEGRPAFLSEDEITKAAFQEAAENLAQQVAIRNATQAKTKQVEIRV comes from the coding sequence ATGGGTGACCTAACGATCAATAAAGAGAAAATACTTCAAGCGCTCAGTACTGTACAAGAGCCAGATCTTAAAAAAGACCTTGTAACGCTCGGCATGATTCGAGACGTAGAAACAGGGATTGACTTGGTAAGTTTTACGGTGGTGCTAACGACCCCCGCTTGCCCGTTGAAAGAACTCATCCGCAAGGATTGTACGGATGCCATTCATAAGTTTTTTGGCAATCATATTCGGGTTAATATAAACATGACCGCCGATATTACAACCACTCGTTCGGGCGGGCCTGTGATGCCACAAGTAAAAAATATCATTGCCATTGCATCAGGCAAAGGAGGTGTCGGAAAATCGACGGTGACGGCCAACTTGGCCATGGCGTTGTCACGTGCAGGGGCAAAAGTGGGTATTTTGGATGCGGATATTTACGGGCCTTCGATGCCTGTGATGTTTGGCGCCGAAGACATGCAGCCTCGTATTGTGACGCGCGATGGGCGCAACCTGATGATGCCGATTCAGCAATGGGGAATCAAAATCATTTCGATGGGCTTCCTAGTGCCAGCCGAAAGTGCCACTGTTTGGCGCGGCCCAATGGCAAGTACGGCGTTGCGACAGTTGATTGGTGATGTAGAATGGGGTGAATTAGATTATCTGTTGATTGACCTGCCACCTGGTACAAGTGACATTCACTTGACGTTGGTGCAAGCATTGCCCGTCACGGGAGCGGTGATTGTCACAACGCCTCAGAAAGTTGCCTTGGCCGATGCCATCAAAGGTTTGGCAATGTTCCGTCAGCCGCAAATCAATGTTCCTGTGCTTGGGGTCGTCGAAAATATGGCCTATTTTACCCCTGCCGAACTTCCAAACAACAAATATTTCTTGTTTGGAAAAGATGGAGGAAAAGAACTTGCGTCAAAGTTTGATGTTCCAGTCATTGGACAAATTCCGTTGGTACAAGGGATTCGCGAAGGAGGAGATGAAGGCCGTCCAGCGTTTTTGAGTGAAGATGAAATTACGAAAGCAGCATTCCAAGAAGCCGCCGAAAACTTGGCGCAGCAGGTGGCGATTCGGAATGCGACCCAGGCCAAAACCAAACAGGTGGAGATTCGGGTGTAG
- a CDS encoding PQQ-dependent sugar dehydrogenase encodes MFKYAAISSVAATVILASQLTHQPQPTTEYVATPAAFETAANNYKNFCSGCHGEKVEMFVDRQWKHGKTKDDLIKSITNGYPDNGMPAWGKSLKKEDIDALSDYILEGLDKASKYSFASKPKSNIFTSEDMTVKLDTIASGLSSAWGMTFLPDGDMLITDRNGSIYRVDRNKQKEKVTGGPEVLAEGQGGLLDVELHPKFAQNQLIYFSYSAFKTVDGTKLSTTAVMRARLMGNLLTDQKVIFEALPYLKTRHHYGSRLEFDRNGFLFVSVGDRGQHQPLFPQSVENACGKIHRINDDGSIPADNPYVKQDKAIASIYSFGHRNPQGLAMHPTTGEMWEHEHGPRGGDELNLIRKNVNYGWPAISYGINYDGTVLTPLTAKEGMEQPNLYWIPSIGPSGMVFVTGDKYPAWKGDLLVGSLRFKYLNRCKMENGKVVKEEILLENLGRLRNVQMGRDGYIYVGVEDPGFVFRLVPVKK; translated from the coding sequence ATGTTTAAATACGCAGCGATTAGCTCAGTGGCGGCAACCGTGATTTTGGCCAGCCAACTGACGCACCAACCCCAGCCCACCACCGAGTATGTGGCTACACCTGCCGCTTTTGAAACGGCTGCCAACAACTACAAAAACTTTTGCTCAGGTTGCCACGGCGAAAAAGTAGAAATGTTTGTGGATCGCCAGTGGAAACATGGCAAAACGAAGGACGATTTAATCAAAAGTATCACCAATGGCTACCCAGATAACGGGATGCCTGCGTGGGGTAAATCACTCAAAAAAGAGGATATCGACGCCTTGTCCGACTATATTTTGGAAGGACTCGATAAAGCAAGTAAATACAGCTTTGCGTCAAAACCTAAATCAAACATTTTTACATCGGAAGATATGACTGTGAAACTCGACACCATTGCCAGTGGGTTGAGTAGTGCGTGGGGAATGACGTTTTTGCCCGATGGTGATATGCTCATTACCGACCGTAACGGCAGTATTTATCGGGTGGATAGAAACAAACAGAAGGAAAAAGTAACGGGCGGGCCTGAGGTGTTAGCCGAAGGGCAGGGGGGGCTACTTGACGTGGAACTTCACCCTAAATTTGCCCAAAACCAACTGATTTATTTCTCTTATTCAGCGTTTAAAACGGTCGATGGAACTAAGCTTTCTACCACGGCCGTCATGCGTGCCCGACTTATGGGAAACTTGCTGACTGACCAAAAAGTCATTTTTGAGGCATTGCCTTACTTAAAAACGCGCCATCATTATGGTTCACGGTTGGAGTTTGACCGCAATGGTTTTTTGTTTGTATCCGTGGGTGATCGTGGGCAGCACCAGCCGCTCTTTCCGCAGTCGGTTGAAAATGCCTGTGGAAAAATTCACCGAATCAACGACGATGGAAGCATCCCTGCCGATAATCCGTACGTCAAACAAGACAAAGCGATTGCGTCGATTTACTCATTTGGACACCGCAATCCGCAAGGTTTGGCCATGCACCCTACGACGGGCGAAATGTGGGAACACGAACACGGCCCTCGCGGCGGCGATGAGTTGAACCTTATTCGTAAAAACGTCAATTACGGCTGGCCTGCGATTTCGTACGGTATCAATTACGACGGAACGGTGTTGACTCCACTAACGGCCAAAGAAGGCATGGAACAGCCTAATTTATACTGGATTCCGTCGATTGGGCCGAGTGGGATGGTGTTTGTGACGGGCGATAAATACCCTGCTTGGAAAGGCGATTTGTTGGTAGGTTCGCTGCGTTTTAAATACCTCAACCGTTGTAAAATGGAAAACGGAAAAGTGGTAAAAGAAGAAATATTGCTCGAAAACCTCGGTCGTTTGCGCAATGTCCAAATGGGTCGCGACGGTTATATATACGTAGGAGTGGAAGACCCAGGTTTTGTATTTCGTTTAGTACCCGTGAAAAAATAA
- a CDS encoding HAD family phosphatase encodes MTDIAVIFDMDGVIADTNPTHNIAWRKFLDQYAIVPTEEELQNHMYGKHNSYILSYFFKKNVEGAELTQLQFEKEALFRELYASIAEPISGLLPFLKDLKQNNVKTGIATSAPFENLDMMVERIPLLGEVMESMLSERDVTQHKPNPEVYLKSAERLGISPDRCVVFEDSVSGVKAGLAAGMKVVGVTTSHGPNELPPCSAYIANYDSLNFDFVKQLLS; translated from the coding sequence ATGACAGACATTGCAGTAATCTTTGACATGGACGGCGTTATTGCCGATACCAACCCCACTCACAACATCGCTTGGCGTAAATTTTTAGACCAATACGCCATCGTTCCCACCGAAGAAGAGCTCCAAAACCACATGTATGGCAAGCACAACAGCTACATTTTGAGCTATTTTTTCAAAAAAAACGTGGAAGGAGCCGAACTCACCCAACTTCAATTTGAAAAAGAAGCCCTTTTCAGAGAATTATATGCTTCTATCGCCGAGCCGATTTCGGGGCTTTTGCCTTTTTTGAAAGACCTCAAGCAAAACAACGTCAAAACGGGAATCGCTACCTCAGCGCCTTTTGAAAACTTAGACATGATGGTCGAGCGCATACCTTTGTTGGGCGAAGTGATGGAATCAATGCTTTCAGAACGCGACGTTACCCAACACAAACCCAACCCTGAAGTCTATCTCAAAAGCGCCGAACGTTTGGGAATTTCTCCTGACCGCTGCGTGGTTTTTGAAGACTCCGTCTCAGGGGTAAAAGCAGGACTCGCCGCAGGCATGAAAGTGGTGGGTGTTACTACCTCACATGGCCCGAATGAGCTTCCGCCCTGTAGTGCTTATATTGCCAATTACGATTCGTTGAACTTCGATTTCGTAAAACAATTGCTTTCTTAA
- a CDS encoding MFS transporter — protein sequence MTTHLKTYFTNHRSLAIGAIFASVGFLFGNWVTWIPFVKQKYGLDDAQLGLLLLSLPLASTLTNPLSTLVINRFGMRTTTLGGLTGMALVYLLPVNVPALWMTSIALGLLGIGIAFTNVAMNTCVTAIEKQDGTFIMSTSHGMFSGGGMIGSALASVLMGFKVPPAVHVSIITLTILTIIVLARPIIMGIHEEKLKSEGGAKFAWPNRVLVGMIAISLCTNITEGTMSDWTAVYMREVVEANDFFIGWGFACYAFFMASGRFIGDALIPQYGSRKVLVTGGIIAASGILIAVFFPYTLTAILGFGLVGAGVSCGAPILYGSAARVPGMAKGAGLATMNTFSLAGFLAGPALIGLISNAVSLSFAIGIVAVLALVWSLLSNKAQLY from the coding sequence ATGACAACTCACTTAAAAACGTATTTTACCAACCACCGCAGCCTAGCTATTGGAGCTATCTTTGCTTCGGTAGGGTTTCTGTTTGGAAATTGGGTGACGTGGATTCCATTTGTCAAACAAAAATATGGTTTGGACGATGCACAGCTTGGCCTGCTCTTGTTGAGTTTGCCATTGGCTTCGACGCTCACCAACCCTCTTTCTACGCTCGTTATCAATCGTTTTGGCATGAGAACCACTACCCTTGGTGGACTCACGGGTATGGCCTTGGTTTATCTACTGCCAGTCAACGTTCCTGCGCTTTGGATGACTTCCATTGCACTCGGGCTTTTAGGTATAGGTATTGCCTTTACCAACGTTGCGATGAATACCTGCGTTACGGCGATTGAAAAACAAGACGGGACGTTTATTATGTCCACGTCACACGGCATGTTCAGTGGCGGCGGAATGATTGGGTCGGCTTTGGCCAGTGTTTTGATGGGCTTCAAAGTACCTCCTGCGGTACACGTTTCCATCATCACTCTCACGATTTTAACCATCATCGTTTTGGCTCGGCCCATCATCATGGGCATTCACGAAGAAAAGCTCAAAAGTGAAGGAGGCGCCAAGTTTGCCTGGCCCAACCGCGTCTTGGTGGGGATGATTGCCATTTCACTTTGTACCAACATCACCGAGGGTACCATGTCGGATTGGACAGCCGTTTACATGCGTGAAGTGGTAGAAGCCAACGACTTTTTCATTGGTTGGGGATTTGCTTGTTATGCTTTTTTTATGGCTTCTGGGCGGTTTATTGGTGATGCCTTAATTCCGCAATACGGTAGCCGAAAAGTACTTGTTACGGGGGGAATCATCGCCGCATCAGGCATTCTAATTGCCGTATTTTTCCCCTATACCCTCACGGCTATTTTAGGCTTTGGGTTAGTGGGGGCAGGTGTATCGTGTGGGGCGCCCATTCTATACGGAAGTGCAGCCCGCGTTCCAGGCATGGCCAAAGGCGCAGGACTAGCCACCATGAATACGTTTAGCTTGGCAGGATTTCTAGCGGGCCCTGCCCTCATCGGCCTTATTTCCAATGCGGTTAGTCTTTCGTTTGCCATCGGCATTGTGGCCGTTTTAGCCCTCGTCTGGTCATTACTTTCCAACAAAGCACAGTTATATTAA
- a CDS encoding DUF4905 domain-containing protein, giving the protein MLSTHTFTLSLPVWRLIYDTIPAETTASLLAVELRSKSGVEWAVIDVENDTVRWQKPIADTDWWTSLIGFYSGVLLFHTYAGSEQPAPKSLLAIDAETGAFLWKLDGYSFVATDGQLLQTAQTQSDLQLNITHRYLRDGSLSAASVLEQPATNVSWRFPTEHPESSPYYSVIGQFVQKIIGKTPQKALNYGEIGGHILFFQYLYHANATALSRSILVVNTSKTVLHHETLETDVTSTAFGESFYNEHHLVYLKNLQELVVIKLPKP; this is encoded by the coding sequence ATGCTATCCACCCACACATTTACCCTTTCGCTACCCGTTTGGCGACTAATTTATGACACAATTCCTGCGGAGACAACGGCCTCTTTGTTGGCAGTTGAGCTTCGGAGCAAGTCGGGGGTGGAATGGGCGGTGATTGATGTAGAAAATGATACTGTTCGTTGGCAAAAACCAATCGCTGATACCGATTGGTGGACCAGCTTGATTGGGTTTTATTCGGGGGTTTTGTTGTTTCATACGTATGCAGGTAGCGAACAACCCGCTCCCAAATCGCTACTAGCCATCGACGCCGAAACGGGTGCATTTCTTTGGAAGCTAGACGGATATTCCTTCGTGGCTACCGATGGGCAGCTGCTTCAAACTGCACAAACCCAAAGTGATTTGCAGCTAAACATCACGCACAGGTATTTACGAGACGGAAGCCTTTCGGCAGCTTCTGTCCTAGAGCAACCAGCTACGAATGTTTCTTGGCGCTTTCCTACCGAACACCCAGAAAGCAGCCCGTACTATTCGGTTATCGGTCAGTTTGTCCAAAAAATAATTGGCAAAACACCCCAAAAAGCCCTAAATTATGGGGAAATTGGTGGACATATTTTGTTTTTTCAGTATCTTTACCACGCTAACGCAACTGCTCTATCCCGCTCAATCTTGGTCGTAAATACATCAAAAACGGTGCTTCACCACGAAACCCTTGAAACCGACGTGACGAGTACTGCTTTTGGTGAGTCTTTTTACAATGAGCACCATTTAGTGTATTTGAAAAATTTACAAGAATTAGTAGTTATAAAATTGCCGAAACCATGA
- a CDS encoding LysM peptidoglycan-binding domain-containing protein, whose product MITRVGCCLVVVALLMGAKAMASPFTFDSTGIENKNGKTYVIHKVEPGQTLYAVMRKYQTTIKALKDANPGMKDNLSVGQVVRVPARSGGSSAKTAAKEPEKTDKKPEGNKLVLDYEIQSKTSPVVKVEDDKGKEADTKPTATPTEEPEKEDVKPAPISAPKTGLHKVEGGQSLYGIAIKYGVLMADIRRWNGLTSDQLRSGQELIVSENTYQDYLKKNKLDSVKLTEAKKPSEEKLPPPPVRPEDPTNANLPEPKIANTGKRIMETGVAEVLDGTDNNSKYLALHRTAPVGSLIQVKNMNNSQSVWVKVIGKLPDISANNRIIIKLSARAQEKLSPGGKQFIAEISYLAQ is encoded by the coding sequence ATGATTACGCGAGTTGGATGTTGCCTTGTAGTTGTAGCGCTGTTGATGGGAGCAAAGGCCATGGCTTCTCCCTTTACCTTCGACTCTACGGGCATCGAGAATAAAAACGGGAAAACATACGTCATTCACAAAGTAGAACCTGGCCAAACCCTCTACGCAGTGATGCGTAAGTACCAAACTACCATTAAGGCATTGAAAGATGCAAACCCAGGAATGAAGGACAACCTTTCCGTTGGGCAAGTAGTGCGTGTCCCTGCCCGCTCGGGTGGTTCATCTGCAAAAACTGCGGCCAAAGAACCCGAAAAGACGGATAAAAAACCCGAAGGAAATAAGCTCGTTCTTGACTACGAAATTCAATCGAAAACCTCTCCCGTTGTTAAAGTAGAAGATGACAAAGGCAAAGAGGCTGATACAAAACCTACCGCTACCCCTACGGAAGAGCCCGAAAAGGAAGACGTAAAACCTGCCCCCATTTCGGCCCCCAAAACAGGCTTGCACAAAGTAGAAGGTGGTCAATCTCTCTATGGAATTGCAATTAAGTACGGCGTATTGATGGCTGATATTCGCCGTTGGAACGGACTTACCTCTGACCAGCTTCGTTCGGGGCAAGAGTTGATTGTTTCGGAAAATACGTACCAAGATTATCTCAAGAAGAATAAATTGGATTCGGTGAAACTAACTGAAGCCAAAAAGCCAAGCGAAGAAAAATTGCCGCCTCCGCCCGTTCGTCCCGAAGACCCTACAAATGCCAATTTGCCCGAACCTAAAATTGCCAACACAGGCAAACGTATCATGGAAACGGGAGTAGCAGAGGTATTGGACGGTACCGACAACAACAGCAAATATTTAGCCCTCCACCGTACCGCACCCGTGGGGTCGTTGATTCAGGTCAAAAATATGAACAATAGCCAAAGTGTTTGGGTCAAAGTGATTGGCAAACTTCCTGATATTAGTGCCAACAACCGCATTATCATCAAATTGTCGGCCCGTGCACAAGAAAAACTTTCGCCTGGTGGCAAGCAATTTATCGCCGAAATCAGCTACTTAGCGCAGTAA